A portion of the Leifsonia sp. EB41 genome contains these proteins:
- a CDS encoding sensor histidine kinase, which translates to MRSFMHRSRWLFEPALALIFFVLWALEVVGRHQIGPGALRSTVPFWAALLALSIAIGISRLLPIVAMAAGAAVLVGQLFFPTAIFDEPLVYLGYAIVILVVASAVHGRMRVVVLVFAVGVGVSIAGLLSWWLGIGRGDPSARAMFFTLCAAAATVAWLSGTLIGVWGRKRADELELALATRKLRAAESELSVAAERERIAQDVHDIMAHSLSVILAQADGARLLADERPAAVVPSLATIASTARSSLTEVRVLIETLLGTPHGPTHPGLGDLDELVKRLSASGLSVSVEHFGEIGEFTAAQQLAIYRIVQEGLTNTLKHAGPGASARLALDGRDDGIALSLASRPADDRKPAAAVNEAGRGLIGMRERARLAGGWLDAGPDDDVPGGYLVTAYIPAVELEGVTA; encoded by the coding sequence ATGAGGTCGTTCATGCACCGCAGCCGATGGCTCTTCGAACCCGCCCTCGCTCTGATCTTCTTCGTGCTCTGGGCGCTGGAGGTCGTCGGCCGGCACCAGATCGGTCCGGGGGCGCTCCGCAGCACAGTGCCGTTCTGGGCTGCCTTGCTCGCACTGTCGATTGCGATCGGGATTTCGCGGCTCCTGCCGATTGTGGCAATGGCGGCGGGGGCAGCCGTGCTCGTCGGCCAGTTGTTCTTTCCCACAGCGATCTTCGATGAGCCGCTCGTGTACCTGGGCTACGCGATCGTCATCCTCGTGGTGGCGTCGGCGGTACATGGCCGGATGCGCGTCGTCGTGCTCGTCTTCGCCGTCGGGGTCGGCGTGTCGATTGCGGGGTTGCTGTCCTGGTGGTTGGGCATCGGTCGCGGCGACCCCAGTGCGCGAGCCATGTTCTTCACGCTGTGCGCGGCTGCCGCGACCGTCGCATGGCTGAGCGGGACGTTGATCGGGGTGTGGGGCCGCAAACGCGCGGACGAACTCGAGTTGGCCCTTGCCACACGCAAGCTGCGTGCCGCGGAATCGGAGTTGTCCGTGGCGGCCGAGCGGGAACGGATCGCGCAGGATGTGCACGACATCATGGCGCATTCGTTGTCGGTGATCCTGGCTCAAGCGGATGGCGCGCGTCTGCTCGCGGACGAGCGGCCGGCGGCCGTGGTCCCGTCCCTGGCCACCATCGCCTCCACTGCACGGTCTTCGCTCACGGAAGTCCGCGTCCTGATCGAGACCCTCCTCGGGACTCCGCACGGACCGACCCATCCGGGGCTGGGAGACCTGGATGAATTGGTGAAGCGGCTCTCGGCGTCCGGCCTGTCGGTGTCGGTCGAGCACTTCGGGGAGATCGGCGAGTTCACCGCCGCGCAACAGCTGGCCATCTACCGGATCGTTCAGGAGGGACTGACGAACACCCTGAAACATGCCGGGCCTGGCGCGTCGGCGCGTCTCGCGCTGGACGGGCGCGACGATGGGATCGCCCTCTCGCTCGCGTCCCGTCCCGCCGACGATCGGAAGCCGGCAGCAGCGGTCAACGAGGCTGGGCGAGGTCTCATCGGGATGCGGGAGCGCGCGCGGCTGGCCGGAGGATGGCTCGACGCCGGACCCGACGACGACGTCCCAGGCGGCTACCTCGTCACGGCCTACATTCCCGCCGTGGAGCTCGAAGGGGTGACCGCGTGA
- a CDS encoding response regulator has product MIRVAVADDQPLFCAGLQMVIESQHDLDFAGTANDGRQAIELARAKRPDVMLMDIRMPEVDGIAATRAIRSMSDSVPTRIVVLTTFDRDEAVAAALRAGADGFLLKDSTPDFILAAVRTVHEGHSVIAPKATSELFRALARRRPEAIDPLTMREKEVFLLAARGLSNGEIGATAFIAEATVKTHIRSILAKLALTSRVQLVAFAYENGLVR; this is encoded by the coding sequence GTGATCCGGGTCGCTGTCGCTGACGATCAGCCGTTGTTCTGCGCGGGGCTGCAGATGGTGATCGAGTCACAGCACGACCTCGACTTCGCAGGGACGGCGAACGACGGTCGGCAGGCAATCGAGCTCGCGCGAGCGAAACGGCCGGATGTCATGCTCATGGACATCCGGATGCCGGAAGTGGACGGCATCGCGGCGACGCGCGCGATCCGCAGCATGTCGGACTCCGTTCCGACGCGCATCGTCGTGCTCACGACCTTCGACCGCGATGAGGCGGTCGCTGCTGCGCTCCGGGCGGGCGCCGACGGCTTTCTGCTGAAAGACTCGACGCCCGACTTCATCCTCGCCGCTGTCCGGACGGTGCACGAGGGGCACTCCGTCATCGCGCCCAAGGCGACCAGCGAGCTCTTCCGCGCGCTCGCACGCCGGCGGCCCGAAGCGATTGACCCGTTGACTATGCGGGAGAAGGAAGTGTTCCTCCTGGCCGCACGCGGCCTCAGCAACGGCGAGATCGGCGCCACCGCGTTCATCGCCGAGGCCACCGTGAAAACGCATATCCGAAGCATCCTCGCCAAGCTCGCGTTGACCTCACGCGTCCAGCTAGTGGCGTTCGCGTATGAGAACGGGCTGGTTCGTTGA